The sequence below is a genomic window from Actinokineospora baliensis.
TACGGGGTCACCACCGGCTTCGGCGACAGCGGGAGCAACCAGTTGGCGCCCGCGCTCGCGGCGGACCTGCAGCGGTCGCTGATCCAGTACCACCTGGTGGGTTCTGGCCCGGCCGCCGCCGACGACACCGTGCGCGCGACGATGCTGATCCGGGCCAACTGCCTGGCCCGCGGCTACTCCGGCATCCGCGCCGAGGTGGTCGACCTGCTGCTCGACCTGCTCGCGCACGACCTCGTCCCGGTCGTGCCGGAACGCGGCTCGGTCGGCGCCAGCGGCGACCTGATCCCGCTGTGCTACATCGCCGACGTGCTGACCGGCGGCGGCGAGGTCCGCCACCGCGGCGAGCGGATGCCCGCCGCGGCCGCCATGCGGTCCCGCGGCCTGACACCGGCCCGGCTGGGACCCAAGGAAGCGCTGGCACTGATCAACGGCACCTCCTTCATGTCCGCCTTCGCCGTGTTGGCCGCCGCGGACGCCGAGGCGTTGGCGGTGATCGCCGAGGCGTGCACCGCGCTGGCCGTCGAGGCGGTGCGCGGCTACAGCGGCGCGTTCGCCCCGTTCCCGCACGACCACAAGCCGCACCCGGGCCAGCGGCGCAGCGCCGAGTCCGTCGCGGCGGCGCTCGCGGGCTCCGAACTGGTCACCGATGACGCCGGGGCCCCTGCGCCGAGCGGGAACGGGCGGTTGCCCAGACCCGTGCAGGACCGGTACTCGCTGCGCTGCGCGCCGCAGGTGATCGGCGTTCTGCGGGACACGCTCACCTGGGTCGACCAGTGGCTGCGCGTCGAGATCTGCTCCACCAACGACAACCCGCTGTTCGACCCGGCAGGCGCGGCGGTGCACAACGCCGGGAACTTCTACGGCGGTCACGTCGGCCTGGCCATGGACACCCTCAAGACCGCCGTCGCCAGTGTCGCCGACCTGCTCGACCGGCAACTCGCGTCGGTCGTGGACGAGCGGTACAGCAACGGGTTGCCCGCGAACCTGGCCCCCGTCGACCCCGCGGGCCCCTGGCTGGACCACGGGTTCAAGGGCGTGCAGATCGCCGCGTCCGCGCTGGCGGCCGAGGCGTTGAAGCTCGGCACGCCCGCCACCGCGTTCTCCCGGTCCACCGAGGCGCACAACCAGGACAAGGTGTCCATGGGCACCATCGCCGCCCGCGACGCCCGCACCGTCGTCGACCTGACCTTCGACCTGGCGGCGTTGCACCTGGCCGCGCTGTGCCAGGCGGTCGAGCTGCGCGGTC
It includes:
- a CDS encoding HAL/PAL/TAL family ammonia-lyase, which translates into the protein MSGPVLGDDSLRPGQVADLARSPGARPALSARSRAAMAESVRLRDAVIASGRAVYGVTTGFGDSGSNQLAPALAADLQRSLIQYHLVGSGPAAADDTVRATMLIRANCLARGYSGIRAEVVDLLLDLLAHDLVPVVPERGSVGASGDLIPLCYIADVLTGGGEVRHRGERMPAAAAMRSRGLTPARLGPKEALALINGTSFMSAFAVLAAADAEALAVIAEACTALAVEAVRGYSGAFAPFPHDHKPHPGQRRSAESVAAALAGSELVTDDAGAPAPSGNGRLPRPVQDRYSLRCAPQVIGVLRDTLTWVDQWLRVEICSTNDNPLFDPAGAAVHNAGNFYGGHVGLAMDTLKTAVASVADLLDRQLASVVDERYSNGLPANLAPVDPAGPWLDHGFKGVQIAASALAAEALKLGTPATAFSRSTEAHNQDKVSMGTIAARDARTVVDLTFDLAALHLAALCQAVELRGPALAGAGSRAVFDAVRGHVGFLSRDRRLDTELAALTEALRDGLITKALAPLQPHPEAHA